TAGGATTCAATTTTATTCAGAACGAAAAAATTTGCAAATTGTTTTTGTTGATTAATCGATTTTGTTTTTCTATTTTTGAAATCCATACTACAAAACTACAAAGGAGGAGAGATGAGCCAGAGTTCGCCTTATAAAACCCCTTTTTACGAGAAGCACATATTGATGCACGCTAAGATGGTCGAGTTCGCTGGTTTTTGGATGCCGATGTTTTACGAGGGCATTGTTCCTGAGCACAAAGCTGTAAGAACATCTGTAGGGATGTTCGATGTGTCGCACATGGGGGAGTTTTTCGTTAAAGGTCCCCGGGCATTTGAGTTCGTTCAGCGTATGACCACCAACGATGTGTCAAAACTGGATGTATGGCAGGCGCAGTATTCATGTATGGTTAACGATGAAGGCGGTATAATAGATGACCTTCTTGTTTACAGGTTTCCCGATAAATTTATGATAGTCGTTAATGCTTCGAATATCGAAAAAGATTTTGCCTGGCTGCAGTCGCATTTGCCCTCAGATGGCGTAGAACTTGTTAATGCTACTTTCGATGTAGCGCTTCTTGCCGTCCAGGGACCAAGGGCTCAACAGGTTGTGCAACGGCTCACCGATTTTGACCTCGAGAGAATAGATTACTATCACGCCGCAAAGATAAAGGTTGCTGGTGAGGAGATGATAGTTTCCCGCACGGGTTACACTGGCGAGGACGGTTTTGAGCTTTACATGGATAAAGATTTAGCGCTGAAGCTTTGGGATGCGGTTTACGAAGCTGGCGAACCGGATGGAATAAAATGCTGTGGTTTGGGAGCCCGGGACACTCTGAGGCTTGAAATGAGGTATCTTCTTTACGGGAACGACATGACCGAGGAAAACAACCCGTATGAGGCAGGTTTGGGCTGGATTGTCAAACTTGAGAAGGGCGATTTCGTTGGAAGAGAGGCGTTAATAAATATCAAGGCAGAGGGAATAAAGAGGAAACTTGTTGCATTTGAGCTTCTCGAGAGAGGATTTCCGCGACATGGCTACAAGGTTTTCAAGGACGACAAAGAGATAGGCTATGTTACCAGCGGAACATTTTCACCCATGTTGAACCGTGGTATAGGTCTTGCATATGTGCCGAAAGAATTCGCTAAAGTTGATGAAAAGTTCGAAGTTATGGTAAGGGAAACTCTTATTCCAGCGGTAGTGGTTAAACCACCGTTTTGGAAAAAAGGAACGGTTCGAGTTCACAGGAAAAAATAACTTTATAAGAAGCCGGACATGGAAGTTATAACCTCTTTGGTACCGTATCAAGTTGGCGATTTTCCATGCCAGCGATTCGATGTGGTCGCTATAATAGATGTTTTGCGTGCTACGACAACGCTTCTTTTTGCGGTTAAGGCAGAAGCCAAAAGAATCATTCCGGTGGCTACTGTTGACGAGGCTTTCGAGATAAAGTACGAGTTAACCAGCGAGAATGTGCTTCTTTGTGGTGAGCGGGGTGGGAAAATAGTGCCCGGCTTCGACCTCGGGAATTCACCGCTGGAATACACGCCGGAGAGGGTTAAGGGGAAAACTTTGATTTACGCCTCGACGAATGGCAGCGTTTTGATGCGAAGAGCCGAGAGCTTAAGCGATAAAATCTTTCTCGTTAGCCTGCGTAACATAATGGCCGCTGCTGACAGGATTGTTTCCGCTGCGCCGAAGCGAATGTTGATAGCGTGTGCGGGCAAAGAGGGCATGTC
This genomic window from bacterium contains:
- the gcvT gene encoding glycine cleavage system aminomethyltransferase GcvT; the encoded protein is MSQSSPYKTPFYEKHILMHAKMVEFAGFWMPMFYEGIVPEHKAVRTSVGMFDVSHMGEFFVKGPRAFEFVQRMTTNDVSKLDVWQAQYSCMVNDEGGIIDDLLVYRFPDKFMIVVNASNIEKDFAWLQSHLPSDGVELVNATFDVALLAVQGPRAQQVVQRLTDFDLERIDYYHAAKIKVAGEEMIVSRTGYTGEDGFELYMDKDLALKLWDAVYEAGEPDGIKCCGLGARDTLRLEMRYLLYGNDMTEENNPYEAGLGWIVKLEKGDFVGREALINIKAEGIKRKLVAFELLERGFPRHGYKVFKDDKEIGYVTSGTFSPMLNRGIGLAYVPKEFAKVDEKFEVMVRETLIPAVVVKPPFWKKGTVRVHRKK
- a CDS encoding 2-phosphosulfolactate phosphatase; amino-acid sequence: MEVITSLVPYQVGDFPCQRFDVVAIIDVLRATTTLLFAVKAEAKRIIPVATVDEAFEIKYELTSENVLLCGERGGKIVPGFDLGNSPLEYTPERVKGKTLIYASTNGSVLMRRAESLSDKIFLVSLRNIMAAADRIVSAAPKRMLIACAGKEGMS